The genomic segment CATCCTCAGTTTCAGCTTCTGTAGCCAGCTCAATCTCATCAGCAGTAGTGGCTTCTGTAACGGCCTCGTTCTGGTTCTGAATCTGTGCCAACTGGGTTTTTAATTGTTTTAATGACTGTTCAAGTTGACTGACCTGTTGTTGTAACTGACCTACATCCGCATCTGCATGCGTTAAGCCAATACTCGCGCTTAGCAGAGTCAGTACCGTTGCCCCTTGTTTAAAATATTGCTTCATACAATCGACACACCTACAGTTTTGCCAGTGAAACATCAGTCGATTTGATCAGTACAATCACCTGACTTCCTATCTGCAAATCCAGCTCTTCTACAGAACGTGTCGTAATTACCGAAGTGAAAATACCTGAAGCAGTCACCACATCGACTTCAGAAACCACATCACCTTTTACAATTTCCTGAATAGTACCTTTTAACTGGTTACGCACATTAATAGATTGAATTGTCATTATTAATTCCTGTTGTTTTGGTTGGAATTAATATGCATGATTTTTAATATGCAGAAAAATAATATAAATAGATTTTGATATATTATTTTATAAAATCCAAAAATATTATTTTAAATCCAGTTAATCTGATAATTTAAATATTCTTTGTTTTTAATCACGATATTTTCATATTGCCAATCTAGAATATTTTGACTGGCCAGATTCTTTATTTCTTTATTAATG from the Acinetobacter sp. YWS30-1 genome contains:
- a CDS encoding TOBE domain-containing protein, encoding MTIQSINVRNQLKGTIQEIVKGDVVSEVDVVTASGIFTSVITTRSVEELDLQIGSQVIVLIKSTDVSLAKL